A portion of the Carya illinoinensis cultivar Pawnee chromosome 11, C.illinoinensisPawnee_v1, whole genome shotgun sequence genome contains these proteins:
- the LOC122280355 gene encoding carbonic anhydrase 2-like: MARNQSLEAAVEGLKRFLSEKDSNEEVAEKIEKLTTELRRIDISDPAEIIKRGFHYFKTTNFDQHREFYRELAERQHPKFLVFACSDSRVSPSIILNFRPGDAFMVRNIANLVPAFDQLRYSGVGAVIEYAVSVLEVPNILIIGHSRCGGIQRLMTHPEDGSTPFDFIDEWVKIGKPAKAKVRATYGNLPIEEQCAHCEREAVKLSLINLLTYPYVRTGIANKKLRLMGGYYDFVEGSFHAWNFETHFSPAVDV, translated from the exons ATGGCTCGGAATCAGTCATTGGAGGCTGCGGTTGAAGGACTGAAGAGGTTTCTCAG CGAGAAAGACTCCAATGAGGAGGTGGCTGaaaaaattgagaaactgactacAGAATTACGACGGATAGATATTTCTGACCCAGCTGAAATCATTAAACGAGGGTTTCATTACTTCAAGACCACCAACTTTGA ccaGCATAGAGAATTTTACCGTGAGCTTGCCGAAAGACAGCATCCTAAG TTTCTGGTATTTGCATGCTCAGACTCTCGAGTGAGCCcctctattatcctcaacttcAGACCAGGAGATGCCTTCATGGTCCGCAACATTGCTAACTTGGTTCCTGCATTTGACCAG CTAAGATATTCTGGAGTTGGTGCAGTCATTGAATATGCTGTCTCAGTACTTGAG gtaCCAAATATCCTGATCATTGGACATAGTCGCTGCGGTGGAATACAGAGGCTTATGACTCATCCTGAGGATGGTTCTACACCTTT TGATTTCATCGACGAGTGGGTCAAAATCGGTAAACCTGCAAAGGCCAAGGTCCGAGCAACATATGGCAATTTGCCAATTGAGGAACAATGTGCACATTGTGAACGG GAGGCAGTGAAGCTGTCACTGATTAACTTATTGACTTATCCATATGTCCGAACTGGGATTGCAAACAAGAAACTGCGGTTAATGGGTGGCTATTATGATTTTGTTGAAGGATCTTTTCATGCCTGGAATTTTGAGACTCACTTTTCACCTGCCGTCGACGTATAA